The genomic region TAAAATGACTGAGATTGCTTATTATTTCTGGGGCAATGAAAGGTCTAATAAAGCCTTTTTTTAAGAGGAGGTGAGCAGTGCACTAATTTGGGCCTAGGGTGGTGGTAACAATCACCGGAGGAAATCAAGTAGTCAACCAATGTCAACCACCATCATCCAGTCACAGCTGGCCTCGCTCCAGTGGTGTGGACTCCTGGTCACCTAAGCCCCCTCAGAGATGAAGTTATTGGTAGCTGAGTTGGATGCTGCTGATGGTAGGGATTTGGAGGCAGCCTGCTTGTTTTCCAGGGTGAAGACGAGGCTCTTTATTGCCTGTATTACAGGGCAGCTagagagtgacaggaaagggggagagagaatggggatgacacgcagcaaagggctgcaggctggaatcaaacctggGCCACTGCAAAGGCCTCAGCCTACATGGGGCTGACACTCTACTTGCTGAGCTAGAGGCCGCCCCGACAGAATGTGTTCAAGGGAGGTTGGCATGGAAGAAAGGGGCACACCCTGGATCGTCACCCAGCCACTGATAAAGATTAAGTGGTGTTGGAAAGACATCGTATGTAGCTTTGAAGTGAAAGAAAAACCAGAACACaaattcatttgaaaaataatgtAATGATTGTTACTGGTACACAGTTGAGCCTCGACAGCTTCAGTGCAGTACCACTGAATTTAACTAGATTTACAGAATTGATAAATCAACAGTTTCAGAAAACTAAAGTTAAGTCAGATTTAGAATATAGTTACAAAAATGGTCAATCTTCCCAAAAAAGGCACAGGGGATGTACAGTAGCACTCGCATCCCTCGTAGATAACATTTtgcataactgaataaatacatcTGCTGCTCATCAATATCAGACTGTGCCACAGTGACAGCACGGTCATCATGCAATTACAGCAGAGTGCAGCACTGTGAATTAGTGGAAGAACACATCATATAAATATCTCTCCAGAAAATATAAAGACTAAATCAAGGATAAAGGTATTTAGTACCATTAATCAAAAACATTAATTGGAAGATTTCAagcatatacagtatttataatATCTGCCAAAATTATATTCAACAACCACCTTAAAACAAACTATCCTATATATTGAGTAAAATGTGCAATTAATAGCATTTGggagagcaggttgtccactcACACTATACACATCTATTATCAAAAAACACCTGAACTAGTTATTGCCAAAGAATCACGAGTTTATCCGAATATTGAAATCTGGGTCAATCTAGCATCTAAGTATCAATGTTCCTCTGTATAAGGACAGGTGCTGAGTCCGTCCAGTggtcttaaatttaaaattacaaagatatttaaatgctgtattgttattttaagaCATTAGGATATCACACAGTGCTTGTTTCTCACCAGTTTTAAATGGCACTGGATCCATTTCCCCTGATGTATCTCAAACCACTCTCTCATTCAGCAGGTAGTAAACTTCCCAGACAGACACTTTTAAAAGGTGTCCAAATGACAAAGTCTTTGCAGCGCACTGGAGGTTCGCCAGGAAATTCTGATTGCACCATAAATACTTGTTAACGTCTTAATGCACTAACCTCACCGTCACCATCACTGCTTATTTTCTGTTATATTATTTCTCTCCACAGAGAAGCATTATCTGGAAAAATGTTACTACAAAACTAAGTGATATTATAGcttcatacagtatgtttaaccTTTCCCTTTGTGCAAACACCAGGCCTTTTTCTTTAAATAGCCTGTGGTTATAGTTGACATCCGACCTCATtgttattttattctgaaatgtcaAAATTGCACACATGATATATTTATGACACTTGGTATTTAGATGATTTATTGCTGGCTTTTTCCCATATGCTGCTTTGAAACCATGTCACTCGTCATCCACCCGTCACTGTCCAGTTCACTGGATCAGTAACTTAAGTGCCTGAAATTCACTGCGCACTAAACTAGAGACTGGTTTGAGTCAAAGCCCTTGTCTGTCCCtttgctttcaaatatttacCCATTCAGCTATGGTTAATATGTATAGCATCTCCTCGGTGCCTTACCAGAAGGCTTctataaaagtttaataaaaCCCCTTCAGAAAGAGAAGAGGGAATATCTACCACAGGTTGAAGTCCTCACAGCTCCACTTTGCCCCATCAGTATCACCTGCTTCATGATACTAAAAATAAAGGCCCTTTTATCTGCTTCAAAAATAGAGTAAATCTACAAAGACCCTGAAATCACACTATTTGCTGCTTACAGTGACACCCCAACACAGCCATTAAAATATGGGCACTTGGAGCGGAAAGCATTAATTTGtgcaaaaggagaaaaaaaagccccaTTACATTCAACCAGGCCAGATCCTCTTTGATTTTACCACGTAGTAAAATACTAGTTAGCAGTGTTATTTTCTGTTCCTCTTTCTGAAATAAAACTAGGTAAAATATTCTATTGTCAATTACTTTCCTGGAAGGTATAAACAAATTGAGTACTTGGAAATCAGTGTTCAGTGAAATGCATCATTGCTGCTGCAGTAAAAACGGGCATTTTCTTATTTCAAGCATTCCTACCTGGATTACATTTTTCTATTCCATTACAGTGGGGAAGACTTACCGACCAACGAGAACTCAATAAAAGGACAACTTAACTGacagcacagctacacacaTACTTAAATTCCAATTATagctttaaaatgtgtattgAATATTGGAGAGGAAGCTCTCAACtcaacattaaaatatataaaagcacTCTTTGTGTGGGTCATACAGTATGAAGTagacaaaaaatacatctataataaaaatgcattaagtATGATGATCTTTCACAGTCAAAGGAGACCTCACAGTAACAACTCACTGGCCAATAAGGAGGATGTGCTTTGGTTTATCTGAATTCCTCAGCTGTAATGGACAATAATGGTTCAGTCCTATAGGGAACACCTCAGTTTAGAAACTACCTCAGCTTTCGATGCAGCAACAACGGTGCAAATTCTAGCTTATAAATTATTAAATCAGAAGTCAAAAGTTAAATTTTTCTATTTCTCATTTTCCTTCTTGGTATTTAAGAAAGAGGTAATAGAAAATAAGATGATCAATTGTTACACAAACCTGTGTTGAGCTCAGAAAAGTGAGCCTGAGCGCCCCACATCTTCAGACAGTATCATTAGCAAGAGTCTCTGTCGAGAGCCAGATCCTTGCCCCATTCAGAAATTTGCTAATGGGGGTCCCATGGATGCTGCGGCGACACAGGTTTCCCATTGGGGTGAAAGGGAAGGAGGAGGTAAGGAAGTCTGGAGGTGTAGGGGGGTCATATGGGGAACTGGCCTTAAAATACATCCTCCTTTGGTCTGAGAGGGGCCCACTTGGGCTGGGGAGTGGCGTGCTGCCTGGAGTGGGTCCCTTATATTGCCTGAGCTGGCGCTGTAGTATCTCAATTTCATCTACCAGTTGGGAGAGCTTGTGGTAGGCGGTGATGGGGCCTCCTCTGGGAATGCAGGCCTCAGGAACCCAGCGTAGAAAGTAGAGCTTCCAGAGAGCCATGTGTGAGGGCGTGAGCAGGGGAATCAGGAGGCCCTGCTGATCAACAGGCCGAGAGAACCAGTCCCTGAAGAAGCGCTCGGACGGGCTCTCGTCTTTTACTGGTGACAAGTAAGGCTTCAGCTCCGACACCAGAGAGCCCCGTCGGGGCAACGAATCCTCTCCACCCTTCAGTCCATTGCGCAAAGAAGCAGGCGTTCCTCGCAGTGTGGAACTGTAGGTTTTCTGCTGGAGGAAGAACACGATTCATCATGTTTAGTGAGGACAATTTAATCCTATCTAAACCAAGCTCACTTATTCCTGGTCCAATTAGTGCATTGCCACCTGCATTATAACATCCTCATGATCCTGAAACCTACAccttaaggaaaaaaaagattattttttcctgTGTAATAATTCACCTTCTGTGCATCTTTTAAAGttgctgatgacacacaaaAAAGCTGCCCATGAAAATCTCAGCAGCAATAATCAAAACTGCTGACTGGATGGATTCATGTCAAACATTTACTCCATCAGAAATTGTGTGCAtttcagcaaaataaaaaaaactaacaccTACCAACTTGAGGTAATTGTAAGAGAGCAGAGAGTTGAGGCCACCTAATTTGAAATTATGCACACATCATTACTGATCCTAGTCTGACCTTGAGAATAAGAAGGCTGTGGTGTGGTGAGCACCTTAAATTAATTAGAAATCACAGGCACAGAGACAGCTGCACTGTATTTACACTCTGGGATAACTAAAAATAACATGAAGGCACAAATTCACTAAACAAACCTGAGGGCTTTACCACGAGGCCACTTCAACAGAGCCAGGATCTCTCTGTCTGAGCTGGCTCGACAAACCCTGAAGCCTCACTCAGAGATAACAGGTACCACGAAGGTGGTTATCAACTGTCTCTGTTAACCCAGGCTACTTCAGACTTTCTGCACGTTCACATACAACAAGTCAAACGATGCATTCAGGGTGTCATTTTACACGTTAGAATGAGTGATCGTGTGCTGCCTACTTCTGCCTTTGAAGAAAATTTTAAAGAAGTATTACAGTAAAAAGCCGCGCTGTTGTCTCAGTGAGGGCAAGAGAGGAATGCTGGCAGAAAACTACTAACTGTGCGAATTCACGTTATACTTCAGAACTTCGTACATTTCGGTCTGACACTGTCCCATAATGAAGGATACGTAAAAGTCACTTTAGTTTTGGACGAACCAAagtgaattttattttactcattgAATATTATCTGTGACAAATACCAACAGACTGATCTGTTAGCTGTAATATACCAGCTGTGTAAAACAGACTTCAGCAAATCAGAAATTAGCATATAAACATAACCTTAAGTGGTAACGTTATGATTTGATGGAATTGtactgcattttatattttatagaaaatgaacaaatgaaccagaaaacactacacacacattcagtagTTCAGTAAGAGGAAGAACAACCCTGTGAATACAGCAAAACCATATTCCTCCACCTATTTTCTGCAACACTGATATACTGTAAGTTCCTGTGtgggggaaagaaaaaaaaaaaaaaaaaaaaaaaaggggcaaCACTATACACACAGTAAGCACTTCTGTAATTGCACTGCTTCGTTCAGTGGTATTTATGTAACGTTACGGGTCAAGAAGTTGGATGAAGTGCATTTATAACACATTCCCTCAGCTGACAACCTGTATCATATATTCACAGTAATTTACTAAAAGGAGCTGTGAAAAGTGCTTTTTGTCGATTTCAGGCCTTGACTCAGAGCTTAAACTGGTCCTGACCAGGTTAGCTGTGAAGCATAGGTTACCATAGCAATCTAGCTAGGTTAAGAGAGAGCCACCTTCGTAGGACAGGAAACTCTGGCTTTAAACTCAAAATACCTTAGTAACCTACTAATCTCGCTTCCTGATACAGCCCTCTGGTCAACTGATGTGTTTGGGTGTGGATGTTTAAGAAGTCCTTGCACACTAAAAACTGGCTACATGTGAACAGGAAGGACTGCAGACTCTACGGCTTTCATCCAACATGGCTGAAAACCATCTACCTAAGATTAAAAGTCTATCCTGAATTATGTGTTTGTTATGTATCCAAGGTAGTAAAAGAAGAGAGCATACACATAAAACAATGTGCTGCTGCAACTGCTCCTATAAACTTGTAAAGCTCAGAGTGTTGTGTACCTTTGTGCGTCTGAAGGTTTTCACTTCTCCATTCTGAACGCAGGCCGCTCCTTTGCCTACGTACATGGGGTTGTTAAACAAGGTTTGGTCTTTGGTGGAGTACTGCTGCGACCAGTCCCAAACAGGAGGGAAATACACAACCTGGTCCTCTCCTTGAGGGATGGCTTTATTCTTGGCAAAGTCCTGGAGAGTAAACACAAGGTTATTTATACTctagaaggtttttttttttgtcattgtgtaCAGTAAGACTTAGGATGACTCTCCATGCAAATAAACCGAGAAAACACGACTGCCATAATTTGCTTTTGTCAAATCCAGTGGTTACTTTTCCAACCACAAGCTAAATGTTTTCTTATCTGAGTGCATTATACGTTGCAGTCTTTCCTGTCAAtaatctgacacacacagaaggaaatTATAGTCTCTGACATGAGATGATACCACAAAAACATGTTGCTTTGTCACATGCTATCATCTGCAATTATAACACATGCTTTATTCTTCTTGGACCACAGACATATGGGTTTTTACAGACATATGGACACATTCTGATAGatcttatttttcatatttaactTAAATCATACAATCTTACAATCGCACGTGTGCATCTCTCACCATCAAGTGCTGAGCACGCTGTTTGGGAGAGTTGAAGAGGAAAGTACTGAAGAGTGGGATCCACATGCTATCACTCAGTACAGTCAGATAGGCCTCTGTGAACTCGAACGCTGCCGGGTACTGGTTCATCATCTGCCACACGCAGTCCAGGAACAGCATGAACAGTGGAGACTTGATTGagagaacagagaaaaacaaacaagaagcaTAAGTGCTTTGGCATTTCTTTTAGATCTGTGAGGGGGTTATTTACTGTCAGACAAATACCTCCTCTTTGTCATTCTTCTTTAAGTGGTTGCATCTGTCCAAGAAGCGATGGCCAGCCATCACCCACTCCTTCTGCACCAAACTCTGAAAGCCAATGAGGCTGCGATAATGAGGATCCAACATGAGCTGCACCAAGGAGGACACTACGCAGGTCAGgtctctgtcttcctcctctgtacAGGTAGGGAAAAAAGAGGGAAACCAAAAGCATGAACAAGGTGTTTGCACGGAAAGCACTTCCAATGGCACTGCGATAATATGGTAATGATTCTAATTTGTACTCTAGCAGGTGTACAACATGTTTGATGGATTAACACACTTAAAAGTTCACTATGCACCATGCAGTTCAATGCTGTTGCTCTGCAGCTTCCTGGCTTGAAACTGTTCAGCTTGACCTCATAATAACATGGACTGATGACTGATGACGACAACGTAAAAAGTGAGAGTTTTACCTTGGAGAACGACTGAAACATTCTTCCCATCCAGGTGGTACACAATCTCAGCTGAGTGTTTCAGGAAAGCCCTTCAGTCAAACAGAacataaatgatttaattttaagTAACCAGCTTAGCACTCACAACTTTATACTGCGTACTGCAGAAAAATGTCAGTATCTTGGCAagatatgaataaaaataaaaaatataaatataattttcaaGTCGCTGTGCTTGTGACTAATGGCCCAGACGACAGTGCCATCACCATCCCATTGATTTCAAGGCTGAGTAATGCATGCTGTAACACGCTGTAACTCGTTTCATGAGTGTATATTCACACAACAACAGTATAGAAATAAGTGCAAAAAATGTACTTCAAACACAAAAGTATTCCACAAATTACACAGTAACTTATATATAATGTGTAAATGCAATATCCCTGCTAAAAGCAATGCAAAATCTTTATCCAAGTATGTTATGTTCTAGATGAAACTGTGAGGGGAACACAAACGTTGTGAACGCTAGtaagacattttcattttggcTCTTTATAGACTACGATGTTTATAAAGATTATGAAGAGCTGTCATTCAGTGTCAGGGTGTTTACATACCTGACGTACTCCAGCCACCGAGAGTTTTCAATAGACGTGAGCCACCTCTCCTCAGACTCCTCAAAAGGATCTGCACAAAATCAGAACAGTCAGACACTTGTATACCTATAAAACCATACACAAGCATGTCGAGAAATCCTTTAATGTCCACTTGAAAGAAACATGTATCGGGATATATTTCACACTCAGTGAACACTAACAGTGGTTCTCTACTGTAACTGTTGAAAGAGGCAATGAGGCTCACCTATGACGCAGATCTGCCTGACTTTAACAAACGCAGTCTGGATGTCCTGGATGTTAGGGAGATACTTGTCGAGATCTGACCGGACTACTTCACTGCGCTGTGGGTGGCTTTTTGTGATGGCAGTGAAGACCCTACCACGACATAAGAAAGACATTGATGACATTGATGGGTTAGAGAGGTCTTAACACAGCTGTAGCATCATCTCAGCAATACATCGGCTTTTTATAAACAGAACACTGGGAAAATCAGTTGCATTACcaaaaaaagtgagaaaaagaaatgtttagACCATAATCTCAACACTTCtcatttcactgctgctgttgaacATCAGTTGGCTGCTACTGAGTTCCAGTGTAAAAGAATAAGCAGAAACAATATATTTACTACATGTTTTCAATCTGAGTGAAGCAGAGGAGTTTGGTGTACCTCTGCTCGATCTTCTTCTGCTGCACTGGATCATTTATGCTGGCCATGCGGACAAGAGCACTTCCATTTGGGTGATTCCAGCACCAGATCTACAAGGAGCAATGAAGATAAATCAGTGGGCAAATAAAAACGATGCTGTGATCAATTAAACTGGATGGTTCTTggaattgacagaaaattatttaGTCCATTGGTGATCCTTGAATGTGccactaaaataacattatAGGCCTAATAATACATAACTGAAAGGCATGAGGTATTCCTGAGCAAGGTCTGACACCCAGCAGACAGTTAATGGAGATATCAGGATACTCACGGGGATGCGCTGATCAGTGAAGTATATGGAGTACTGCTTTAGATCCTGATCTGCCAGAGAAACTGGGACCACAATATACTCTGGAAGACTAAAAAGAAGAGTTGGGGAAAGACTGGTGTTACACAGGAatcaaacacaagacaaaatcaacaacagaaGAATCTAAGAAAACCCACAACTTCTAGATGTCAGAAACTGACATCTTAAAGcagaatatttacatttattgaaCACTGTATCTCTTACCAACGCTTCTCTTTCTCATATGAATAAAGTTTGTTGCTTCATGCTGACATACCATAATACTGTACTAATGGTACAAAAAGCCTTGGTTGATGTACTGTAAATTACGTCTTAGCACAAGATTCGTTTTAATATCTAAGCTGGTGAGCATCTTTAGCAGGGAGTTTTTTGTGATTGAGGGAAAACTGAGTCAGAGCGTACAGTAAGTATTGTTTTAGCCCCATGTGAGGTGTACAGTGTGGTGCAAGCTACTATTATGCAATTTTCAGTCTTCTCTCAAATTCCACATAAAACACTGTACAATCCTTACTTTGAAACCAACCATGATGTCACCACTGAACTCAGATGAATAGCACGTATTGTCCAAAACAGACTCGCATGTTACACTGAGACATTCACAGAAATGTTTCCTCGTGAAGCGAGGAAAAAAGGCTACCAGTGTAAATACACTGTCTTGCCAAAACATACCAGGTATGAGTAAAGGGTGAAATTTAGAGTGTCTGTAACAACTAAGACCAACTGAAGGAGCTACAAACATGCTCTGCCTATGACGCCCATCATAAATTGCCAACAACAGACAACGTGAGCTGAATACCTTTGCGAGATGGCATAACTCTCATTGATGGAGCACACCCTCCACTCCGATGCCCCTGTTCTCTTGATCTCCCGATCCCAGTCCGATGGACGGTCAAATATGGGGGGCCGCAATCCTCCTCGAAGGGCGGAACCATTGACTCGCTCCGCTGGAAATACAGACACACTTTGAGATTATTTCTGGCGCATCATGCAAAGAAATAAGtaataatccctctcagtcatcacttatgacgcACTAGTAGTGTATGgaggtgtatttatctgcagagtcTCTGCCTGTATTAtgctattttgctgtgttcaggatgtttgCACAGGTAAAGCAGGAGGTGACACAAAGTAGAGTTGTTTCAATACCGATACCAGAATCAGAAATGCCTCTGACACTGCCTAACATGTTAGATTGAGTACCAGCAAGTATGCTAGTCTAAGCACTGATCTGATACCacataatttattaataaacttCTAAAATACTTTCAAACCTGTATAAAACAGAACTGACcataagcagcacacatccaagaggaagttATGGAAACTGTggacacagcaaagaaaaaatgcaagaggAACAAGACTAAACCtgaggttggctttcacttttgctggctatactgtttacaaacagcaaccgACAATCCCTGCATAGTTTACCTTTAAACATGGATTAACAGGGAAGAAAAGAGTTTCAAACACCATGCTGTGTCTTTACAAAGCAATAGAAGAAATATGCCGTGCTGTATGCGTACCTTTAGATTCATGGTATCGCCGCCCTTGATACTCAAAGCCAAACAGCAGTTGAAGATCAGCTGGGTGGGAATAGTGGGCAATAGCAAGGCAAAccttaaacaaaaagaaaagtgctttaaTGGGACATACAGTATAATATAACAGAAGGACAGCTCAATGGaggaattaattaaataaaatcaagGCAGATTAGGTTTCATCCCAACCATTCAGCCTCCAAACCCAGGTTCACACATATTCTTTGACCGTACAAACACAAGAACAAGTGAAACCTGGGAAAGCAAATGTTTAACTGACAGCCTCCAGTGCTCTGGGTTTACAGCACTGAATCTCCCTGTGGCTCCACTGGAGTCACACAAAGCAGTCCATTCAGTAGTAAAGCTGTGAATAACATGAGAGGACAcagaaaaagtgtgtgtgtagacaaGGCTGCTCCCAACTCTGTAATTTCCTATGGCAAAATAAGCTATTATAGGTTGGGTTAATTCCATATgtcacaaagagaaaaaaagaaaaaagaactgaGCCCCGTTTTAGGTTCACACTGTAATTACGTACATGGTGTCCATAAATAAACTCACAAGGAGTGAGGGAAGGCAGACTCATTTCTATTTCTGCTCTTTACATATCATCCTACCATATTCTGTTTCTATGCAGCAGGGTACATTAAATAAGGTGAATActgcattttaaataaattaaatggaGACTTGTATCACTGGTTATAAACCTGTACAGTACAGTGCCATACTGGACTAATGTTGTTGGCCAAATGTGCTGCAGGTATGTGCTGTGGAGCTCCAAAACCTACACAAAAATTGCTCCCAGATGACTTGAAAGATCAGACATGCACATTCACATTCATGTACATTTCACTGGCACACTGTAAAGAGATATACAGCTGCCTGACTCCTGTAGTGAGACAGCAGGGAGCCAAGAGCTCCTAAAGACCTTTGTGCATATAATTCccaaatacatatttatttccAGGACTTCTACAACTCCAGATACCACAGTGTATTTAATGCAACATCTGTGCTTACAGAGCGTGACAGtgctgaatgtttgttttgttactcTTGGCTGCATTTTGAGTTGGTTAAGTACACCTATCAAGCAATCACATGTTCCCAGAGCCTGGCAGGTTCTGTCAGTCGTGTCTGGATGCTAACCCCAGATTCATGTAAACTCCCGTGGGAATTAATATTCCATGTTACCAGTGACCATTTAAACCCAAACTATTATCTTTCCCTAACCCTAACAtagtgctttttgtgcctaaacctaaccagactgTAACCGTAGCATTCTTGCACCATAAAACAGCGAggcaaaaatattttaagttgCCTCATGAAAGTTTAGCATATCTAAAGTCACCATCTAGCAATGACTGGTTCTGTCCAAGGTGTCAACTtcctggtttgttttttttcccctagaGAGGATTTGAAAGTCTTGGTAAATTCAGCCAAACCTGAATAGCTGCTCATTACCACAACAACTCACTGCTACACAGCTGAGTAATGTACCAaggaagtgcttgtttttctggCCTTTAAGATAACATTACAGTTGGTGGCCCCACTTTATCTGCTTATTTAATTATTCTAGGATTACAGTGAAAGCCTCTACATGTGATTTCCTTTAATTTCCCTGTACAACTATCTTCTGGAAACACCTCTAGTCAA from Epinephelus moara isolate mb chromosome 1, YSFRI_EMoa_1.0, whole genome shotgun sequence harbors:
- the mtmr10 gene encoding myotubularin-related protein 10 isoform X2, with amino-acid sequence MFSVKPMKPTFKCYLPPVQTDVKKTIEPPIKKLEPKLLQGEIVVNEVNFVRKCISAESSQDDLWGKLICTNFKVSFIPQDAPSKQRSQLSHLLLGEHDIPLTCLEQVVTVNDTKGKKKVLGSNQKLKFNPTELILYCKDLRIIRFCFDEAGPESAKKVCLAIAHYSHPADLQLLFGFEYQGRRYHESKAERVNGSALRGGLRPPIFDRPSDWDREIKRTGASEWRVCSINESYAISQSLPEYIVVPVSLADQDLKQYSIYFTDQRIPIWCWNHPNGSALVRMASINDPVQQKKIEQRVFTAITKSHPQRSEVVRSDLDKYLPNIQDIQTAFVKVRQICVIDPFEESEERWLTSIENSRWLEYVRAFLKHSAEIVYHLDGKNVSVVLQEEEDRDLTCVVSSLVQLMLDPHYRSLIGFQSLVQKEWVMAGHRFLDRCNHLKKNDKEESPLFMLFLDCVWQMMNQYPAAFEFTEAYLTVLSDSMWIPLFSTFLFNSPKQRAQHLMDFAKNKAIPQGEDQVVYFPPVWDWSQQYSTKDQTLFNNPMYVGKGAACVQNGEVKTFRRTKKTYSSTLRGTPASLRNGLKGGEDSLPRRGSLVSELKPYLSPVKDESPSERFFRDWFSRPVDQQGLLIPLLTPSHMALWKLYFLRWVPEACIPRGGPITAYHKLSQLVDEIEILQRQLRQYKGPTPGSTPLPSPSGPLSDQRRMYFKASSPYDPPTPPDFLTSSFPFTPMGNLCRRSIHGTPISKFLNGARIWLSTETLANDTV
- the mtmr10 gene encoding myotubularin-related protein 10 isoform X1 — protein: MFSVKPMKPTFKCYLPPVQTDVKKTIEPPIKKLEPKLLQGEIVVNEVNFVRKCISAESSQDDLWGKLICTNFKVSFIPQDAPSKQRSQLSHLLLGEHDIPLTCLEQVVTVNDTKGKKKVLGSNQKLKFNPTELILYCKDLRIIRFCFDEAGPESAKKVCLAIAHYSHPADLQLLFGFEYQGRRYHESKAERVNGSALRGGLRPPIFDRPSDWDREIKRTGASEWRVCSINESYAISQSLPEYIVVPVSLADQDLKQYSIYFTDQRIPIWCWNHPNGSALVRMASINDPVQQKKIEQRVFTAITKSHPQRSEVVRSDLDKYLPNIQDIQTAFVKVRQICVIDPFEESEERWLTSIENSRWLEYVRAFLKHSAEIVYHLDGKNVSVVLQEEEDRDLTCVVSSLVQLMLDPHYRSLIGFQSLVQKEWVMAGHRFLDRCNHLKKNDKEESPLFMLFLDCVWQMMNQYPAAFEFTEAYLTVLSDSMWIPLFSTFLFNSPKQRAQHLMDFAKNKAIPQGEDQVVYFPPVWDWSQQYSTKDQTLFNNPMYVGKGAACVQNGEVKTFRRTKQKTYSSTLRGTPASLRNGLKGGEDSLPRRGSLVSELKPYLSPVKDESPSERFFRDWFSRPVDQQGLLIPLLTPSHMALWKLYFLRWVPEACIPRGGPITAYHKLSQLVDEIEILQRQLRQYKGPTPGSTPLPSPSGPLSDQRRMYFKASSPYDPPTPPDFLTSSFPFTPMGNLCRRSIHGTPISKFLNGARIWLSTETLANDTV